The uncultured Methanomethylovorans sp. genome contains a region encoding:
- a CDS encoding DUF473 domain-containing protein, translating to MEYVALTGMSERVISELRNHHALTIEVRSPPNFFAAYKSNVGEFIFITHLSSDDLRGGSMGIIAKVLKHQVITHRMIQSNDIYYEEREMTLLRIQLEPRFIARVLRVTSNQICKAAKVDAEEMPFFDAR from the coding sequence ATGGAGTACGTTGCACTAACAGGCATGTCAGAGCGTGTAATCTCAGAGTTACGAAATCACCATGCTCTTACTATTGAAGTACGCAGTCCTCCCAATTTCTTTGCCGCTTACAAGTCCAATGTTGGTGAGTTTATATTTATTACTCATCTAAGCTCTGATGATTTGCGCGGAGGTTCTATGGGTATTATAGCAAAAGTGCTCAAGCACCAGGTGATCACTCATAGGATGATTCAAAGCAATGATATCTATTACGAGGAACGTGAAATGACTCTTTTGCGCATACAGCTTGAACCCAGGTTTATAGCAAGAGTTCTTCGCGTTACATCTAACCAGATTTGTAAAGCTGCAAAAGTAGATGCTGAGGAAATGCCCTTCTTTGATGCAA